The Microbacterium sp. SORGH_AS_0428 genome contains the following window.
CGGCAAGATCCGCGCCTCCAAGCGCGCAACCAAGATCTTCCTCATCGCGATGGTCGGCTACCTCGTGTTCAGCCTGCTGAACGTCGTACTGATGCTCTTCGGCGTCTTCCCCGCCGGCCAGATGTTCGGCCTGCGCAGCCAGCTCATCTTCGGCGTTCCGCTCGGCCTGATCCTCGGCGTCTTCGTCGTGATCCTCGCCGCCTACTCGCTGGTGCTCGACTTCGACTCGATCCAGCAGGGCGTGCGCAACGGCGCTCCCCGCCAGTTCGCCTGGATGGGCGGCTTCGGCATCATGGTGACGGTCGTTTGGCTGTACCTCGAGATCCTGCGCATGATCGCGATCCTCCGAGGCAACAACTAGCGCTTCCGCGCATCGAAGGGCCGCCCCTCGGGGCGGCCCTTCGTCGTTGCCGGGCAGGGCTCCCTCACCCCCGCCCGCCCGGCCCGGCCGCCCCGGCCGGCTCGCCTGTCACAGATCGCGTCTCCCGCAGCGATCTGTGACAGGGGAACGGGCGATGACACGCCTCGCCTGTCACAGATCGCGCCGCGCGCGTCGATCTGTGACAGGCGAGGCGGGGTGCGGGAGCCCGCGGAGGGCGCCGCGACAGCCGGGACGGGTCAGTGCGGGGCGAGGATGCGGCGGACGAGGGCGGCGAGGGCGTCGCGGATGCGAGCGGGGGCGAAGTCCGCGGCACGGCGGAGCGCGACCCGCGCCGCCTCCTCGCGCGCGTCCGGGCTCTGCAGCAGTTCGACGACCGCATCCGCGAACGCATCCTCCTCGCCGTCCGGCACGAGAACGCCGCCGCCGGTGCCGAGCTGGTCACGCGGACCGTACCGCACGTCGTACGAGACCACGGCGACGCCGCGGCTCATGGCCTCGAGCGCCGCGAGGCCCTGCCCTTCGAACGCCGTCGTCTGCACCATGAGCGCCGCACCGTCGAACAGTGCCGGACCCGCATCGCTGCGCCCCTCGAGCGTGACGGATGCGGCCAGGCCGCACTCATCGATCAGACGCTGCAGATCGTCGCGCAGAGCCCCGTCCCCCCAGATCTCGAGCCGGGCCTCCGGGACGGCGGCGACCACGCGGCGCCATGCCCGGATCGCGTGATCGATGCGTTTGCCCGGCGCGAGACGGCCGAGCATGACGACGCGGTGCGGGTCCACCGGAGCCGGCTCGTCGACGACGGGAGGCGCCGCGTTCGGCAGCACGGTCGCCCCCGGATGCGCGCCGAAGCGCTCTTCGGCGTCGGCGCGCTGCTGCTCGGTCGGCCACAGGACGGCGTCGAAGCGATCCGCGACGGCGAACCACCGGCGCCAGAGGTCGTTGACCGGCGCATCCGGACCGTAGGGCGGGGAGAGGTGCGTGGTGTGGATCGTGTGCACGATCCTCACACCGTGCGGCGGATCCTCCGCGAGCAGTTCGCCGAGCTGGCGTGACTCGCAGAACAGGACGATCGGCTGCGTGAGCCCGGCGACCACGTGGGCGAGCCACGCGCGGTACAGGCCGCCGAAGCCCGGCAGGATGCGGTCGCCCCCGGGTGCGTGCACGACGACCGCCGCCTGCGTGAGGTGCCAGTCGGGGTCTGCGGAGATCACCGGCAGCGCGAGCAGCGGCCGGCCCGCCGCATCCGGGATCTCGCGGTACTCGACACCGGGCGTGGGCGCGCCCGGTGTCGCGGCGGCGATCAGCCAAGCGGGATCGGCCGCGGCGTCGTCGAAGAGGTTGCGGAACGCAGCGACGGATTCGGCGGCACCGGCGGTGACGAACGCCTCCCGGTGGGCCGCGTGGTCGGTCGGCGCTCCCGGGTCGACGCTGAGCAGGCGGACCCGGGCCCCCGCGTCGGCGAGGAGCCGCGCCCGCTGGAGCGTCGCGACCGTGTAGCCGCCGTCGAGGCCGGGGATGAGCCGCGACGTCAGCACGAGCGCGGTCACGCCCGCGAGCGGTACCGCGTCACCCCCGAGCGCCTCGTTCACCGCCCGAACGCCCCGAACAGCCTGTTCGAGGGACCCGAAACGCGCGCGAAACCGCGTTCGGGTCGCATCCCGCGTCCCTCGAACAAGGGGGTGCGGGGCGCTGAAGCGGAGCCGATGACCGGCCCCGAACTCACTCCCACTCGATGGTCCCCGGGGGCTTAGAGGTGACGTCGAGAACGACGCGGTTCACGTCGCGCACCTCGTTCGTGATCCGGTTCGAGATCTTCGACAGGACGTCGTACGGCAGACGCGTCCAGTCGGCCGTCATGGCGTCTTCGCTGGAGACGGGACGCAGGACGATCGGATGCCCGTAGGTGCGTCCGTCACCCTGCACGCCGACCGAGCGCACGTCCGCGAGCAGCACGACCGGGCACTGCCAGATCTCGCCGTCCAGACCCGCCTTGGTCAGCTCCGCACGCGCGATGGCGTCGGCGTCCCGCAGAATCTCGAGGCGGTCAGCGGTGACCTCACCCACGATGCGGATGCCGAGGCCGGGGCCCGGAAAGGGCTGGCGCGCAACGATCGCCTCGGGGAGCCCGAGGTCGCGGCCGATCTGGCGCACCTCGTCCTTGAACAGGGTGCGCAGCGGCTCGATGAGTTCGAACTGCAGGTCTTCCGGCAGGCCGCCCACGTTGTGGTGGCTCTTGATGTTGGCTGTGCCCGCGCCGCCGCCCGACTCCACGACGTCGGGGTAGAGCGTGCCCTGCACGAGGAAGCGGATCGGCTCACCGTCGGCGGCCGCCTCGGCGACGAGCTCGCGCTCGGCCGCCTCGAACGCGCGGATGAACTCGCGCCCGATGATCTTCCGCTTCTGCTCGGGGTCGCTCACGCCCTCGAGGGCGGAGAGGAACTGCTCGCGCGCATCGATGGTGATCAGACGCACACCCGTCGAGGCGACGTAGTCGTTCTCGACCTGCTCCCGCTCGCCCTTTCGCAGCAGTCCGTGGTCGACGAAGATCGCGGTGAGCTTGTCGCCCACAGCCTTGTGCACGAGCGCGGTCGACACGGCGGAGTCGACACCGCCGGACAGCGCCGAGATGACCCGGCCCTCGCCGACCTGCGCCCGGATCTTCTCGACCTGCTCGGCGATGACGTTGCCGCTGTTCCAGTCGGCGCCCAGGCCCGCGGCCTTGTGGAGGAAGTTCTCGAGCACGGTCTGGCCGTAGTCGGAGTGCTTGACCTCGGGATGCCACTGCACGCCGTAGAAACGACGCGCGTCGTTCGCGAAGGCGGCGACCGGCGTCGCCGCGGTGCGGGCGAGCACGTCGAAGCCCTCGGGCGCACGGGAGACCTGGTCGCCATGGCTCATCCAGACGTTCTGCTCGGCCGGGGTGCCGTCGAGCAGCGTTCCCTCGGTGACGATCGTCGCGTCGGTCGCGCCGTACTCGCGCAGCCCCGTGTTCGCGACCTCGCCGCCGAGCGCCTGCGCCATGACCTGGAAGCCGTAGCAGATGCCGAGCGTGGGGACGCCGAGATCGAAGACCTCTGTGTCCAGCGCCGGCGCGCCGTCCTCGTACACCGACGAGGGTCCGCCGGAGAGGATGATGCCGACCGGGTTCTTCGCCGCGATGTCGGCGGCGGACGCGGTGTGCGGCACGATCTCGCTGTAGACGCCGGCTTCGCGCACGCGGCGGGCGATCAACTGCGCGTACTGGGCGCCGAAGTCGACGACCAGGACGGGACGCTGGGAGGTATCGGTCTGCTCGGTCAACGGCTGCTCTCTGTCGCGTCGGCGGATGCGGGAGGGGCCTCGGCGGCTTCACGGACCGCGAGGTAGCGCTTGACGTCACGGGCGACGATCGCCTCCATGACGAAGGAGAGGAAGGGCACGACTCCGCCCGCGGCGAGCAGCAGCAGACGCCACAGCGGCCACCGCATGAGGCTCCACACGCGGAAGCAGGCGATGAGGTAGACGACGTAGAACCAGCCGTGCACGATGAGGATGCCGAGCGACAGGTTGATGCCGTCGCCGGTGGAGATCAAATCGCCCTCGGGGCCCGGCACGACCGGCGCGAACCACAGGAATCCGCCCGACCCGCCCAGGAACAGCTCGACGGCGAGCGACGGCGTGTACTTGAGGATCATCTCGGTGACCAGCAGAAGCAGGCCGACGCCGGTGATCACGGAGCAGATCTGGTAGAACCGCAGCGCCTTGCGGATCGCCGGGAAGGTGGCGAGTTTCGGTGCGGGCATGGACCCAGTCTAGTCGGGCGGCAGAGCGCTCGCCCGAGCCCGAAGGCTTAGGCGTCGACGACCTGGGCGTCCTCGAGTTCCTCGAGTTCCTTCTCCCACGCATCCTTCGCGAGGCGGTACCAGAGGTAGAAGGCGAAGCCGGCGAAGATCACCCATTCGGCGGCGTAGAAGATGTTGAGCCAGTTGACGGAGGATCCCGCATCCGGCGCCGGCGAATCGATGTCGGCGAGGCCGCCCATCGGGTCGTCGGCCACGACGAACTGACGGTAGACGTCCGCGTCGCCGATGTCCTGCCAGCGGCTCAGCAACGCGGCGGGCGACATCCGTGTGATCTCCCACGGATCGCTCTTCGGCGGCGGCACGGGGCCCTCGTCTGCGACGATCCGCCCTGTCAGCGTCACGAGCTCGTTCGGGTCGGTGCTCTGCGAGAGCGCCTCGGCAACCGCGTTCGCGTCGTCCTTCGATGCGGACCAGCCGACGGCGACCGCCAGCGACGCATCCGGGTCGACGGCGCGCAGGTGCGCGGTGACCCAGTATCCCTCGACGCCGCCGTTGTATCGCGAGGCGACGACGATGAAGTCGCTGGGCACGATCGTGCCGCTGACCTCGACGCGCTGACCGATGAGCGGATCGGTCAGGTACTCGCCCGGAACCGCGACCTCCGTGATCGGCATGACCTGCTCGGTCGCGCCCTCCTCTCGCGGAGCCGTGTCGATCGCTCGCGCGAGCTGCCACTGGCCCAGCCACGCGAACACCGCGGCGACCGCCAGACACAGCAAGAGCATCGCGATCCACCGACCGCGCAGCATGACCTCGCGCAAGGTGGGCGGGAAGACCTCGGGTAGGTCGTCGGATGCGGGGGAACTCACGATGGGACGGCCGGCCTCAGCGTCCGTAGGGGGCGACGACGACCTCGACCCGCTGGAACTCCTTGAGGTCGGAGTATCCCGTCGTGGCCATCGACTTGCGCAGCGCCCCGATGAGGTTCGCGGTGCCGTCGGCGACCGGCGCCGGCCCGTAGAGCACCTCTTCGAGCGAGGCCACCTGGTCGACCTTGACGCGGTTGCCGCGCGGGAGCTTCGGGTGGTGGGCCTCGGGGCCCCAGTGGAAGCCCTGGCCCGGCGCATCCGTCGCCCGGGCGAGGGCGACACCGAGCATGACGGCGTCAGCACCCATGGCGAGCGCCTTGACGATGTCTCCCGACGTGCCCACTCCGCCGTCGGCGATCACGTGGACGTAGCGACCGCCGGACTCGTCCAAATAGTCGCGGCGAGCGCCGGCAACGTCGGAGACCGCGGTGGCCATCGGAGCGTGGATGCCGAGCGTCGCACGCGTGGTGGACGCCGCTCCCCCGCCGAAACCGACCAGCACGCCCGCCGCGCCCGTGCGCATCAGGTGCAGCGCTGCGGTGTACGTGGCCGCTCCGCCGACGATGACGGGGACGTCGAGGTCGTAGATGAACTTCTTGAGGTTCAGCGGCTGGTCGACGGAGGACACATGCTCCGCCGAAACGGTCGTGCCGCGGATGACGAAGAGGTCGACGCCCGCGGCGACGACGGTCTCGTAGAGGTCTTGCGTGCGCTGCGGCGTCAGCGAGCCCGCCACCGTCACGCCCGCGGCGCGGATCTCCGCGAGACGGTCGCGGACGAGCTCGGGCTTGATCGGCTCGGCGTAGAGCTCCTGCATCCGGCGCGTCGCGTCGACGGAGGAGAGCGTCGCGATCTCGGCCAGCAGGGGCTCCGGGTCGTCGTAGCGCGTCCACAGACCCTCGAGATCGAGCACGCCGAGCCCGCCGAGCTGACCGAGCATGATCGCGGTGCGCGGGCTCACCACGGAGTCCATGGGCGCACCGAGCACGGGGATGTCGAAGGAGAACGCGTCGATCGTCCAGGAGGTCGAGACGTCCTCCGGGTTGCGCGTACGACGCGAGGGGACCACGGCGATGTCGTCGAAGGTGTACGCGCGCCGGGCCCGCTTGGCGCGGCCGATCTCGTTGTCCATGCTCACCCCACCAGCCTAGCTGCCACTTCGGGCCTCACCACGGCTCGTCCACGCGCGGGGCGAGGGCGAGCACGGTCGCCTTCTCCGTCGGGAAGCAGGCGCCGAACAGGTCGGTGATCCGCGGGTCGACCTCGGCCGCATCGGCGAGTCGGAGGCCGATCATCGTGTTCAGCATCATCCCCTGCGCGAGGAACGCCTGCGCCCGCTCCCCCGGGAAGCCGAGGTCGCGCAGGTACGTCCACACGCGCGCGAAGCCGTCGCGCGCCCGCGGACCGATGACCGGGTGGGAGCCGAGCAGGAACGCGTGCGAGAGGGTCTGATGCAGGCCCCGCACGCTGAGCAGGCCGATGTACTCGTGCCCCATGCGGGCTTCGATCTCATCGTCCAGGCCCGGGCCGGCCGCCCGCTCGAAGGCCTCGAACAACAGCCGGAGCGTCTCGTCCAGCGCGGCGAGGAACAGCTGCTCCTTCGTTCCGAACAGCCGCACGACGTAGGGCTGGGAGACGTCCGCCGCGCGCGCGATGTCATCCGTCGTCGTGCCGACGTACCCCTTGGCGCCGAACACGGCGATCGCCGCCGTGAGGATCAGGGCCCGGCGCTCGTCCGAACTCAGGCGCTTCTTCGACGTCATCGTTCCGGAGGCCATGTTGACATGTTATCAGTCGATAACTACAGTCGCCTCAGCTTAGTAATCATTCGATTACAACCAGAAAGGACGACCCTCCATGTCGAGTCCCGCACGCCCGTTCGCTCTCGTCGTCGCCGCGACATCGCTCCCGATGTTCATGGCGACGCTCGACAACCTCGTCATGACCAATGCCCTGCCCGTCCTGCATACCGAGCTCGGCGCGAGCGTCGAGCAGCTGCAGTGGTTCGTCAACGCATACACGCTCGCGTTCGCCTCGACGATCCTGCTCGCCGCCGCCCTCGGCGACCGGCTCGGCCGGCGGTCCGTCTTCCTCGTCGGCATCGCGGTCTTCGGCATCGGGTCGGTGCTTGCGGCCCTCAGCACCGACCCCGCGCAGCTCATCGTCGCGCGAGCCGTCCAGGGCTTCGGCGGAGCGGGCGTGCTCCCCCTCTCCCTCGCCCTGCTCTCCGGCGGAGTACCCCCGGAGCGCCGCCCGCTCGCCATCGGCATCTGGGGCGGGGTCTCCGGGCTCGGCGTCGCCGTGGGACCGCTCGTGGGCGGCGCCGTCATGGAGGGCTGGAACTGGCAGGCCATCTTCTGGCTCAACGTGCCCGTCGCGATCGTCGCGATCCCGCTCGCCCTCTCCGCGCTCCGCAACGACCGCGGCGAGCGCGCCCGCATCGACGTCGTCGGCACCCTCGTGTCGGGCGTGGGGGTACTCGCTCTCGTTCACGCGATCGTCCGCGGCAACGACGACGGATGGGGCTCCGCATCCGTCGTCGCCGAGATCGCCGCCGCCGCCGCCCTCATCGTGTTCTTCCTCGTCTGGCAGTCGCGCGTGAAGGCCCCGCTCATGCCCCTCCGGCTGTATCGCGACCGCTCGTTCACCCTCACGAACGTCGTGGGCTTCGCGTTCAGCTTCGGCACCTTCGGGGCGGTCTTCCTCCTCATCCAGTACCTGCAGGTCGTGCAGGGGTCCTCGCCCCTCGAGGCCGCGCTGCAGACGACGCCGTGGACCATCGCGCCGATGTTCGTGGCGCCGCTCGCGGGCGTGTTCTCCGGGCGCATCGGCACGCGGGCGCTCATGGTCGCGGGGCTCGCCTTCCAGGCGCTGGCCCTCGCGTGGATCGCCGCGATGCTCTCCACCTCGCTCGACTACCCCTCGCTCATCGCCCCGTTCCTGCTCGCCGGGATCGGCATGGGACTCGTCTTCGCCCCCTCCGCGACGGCACTGCTCGCCACCCTCGGACTCGTCGATCACGCCAAGGCCTCCGGGGTGAACTCGACGCTTCGCGAGATCGGCGTGGCGCTGGGAACCGCCGTCATGACCGCGATCTTCGTGGGCGCGGGCGGCCAGCTCCTGCCCGACGCATACGTGGATGCGGCCCGGCCCGCGGTCTACGTCGGGGCCGCCGTGCTGGTGGTCGCCGCCGTCGCGGCCCTCTGGCTGCCGGCCGGTCGCACGCCCCGCCCCGCCACCGGCGCCGCCTCCGCATCCGCTCGCGCTGAGGTCGGCGCCGGCGTCTGAACGCGGACCGAACTCCTGCAGAACCTGTCTCTCCGGCATCCGGATCCGGGAGACCGGGCGCTCCTGCAGGAGTTCGGTCGCGTCATCACGCGGCGGCGGTGTCGTCCTTCGGCGGCGGGCCGCCTTCCGCCGTGGTGCGCGAACGCGACAGGAGACGGGTGAGGGGCCCGTCGAGCAGGAACAGCAGGAAGGCGAGCGAGCCGGCCAGCGGACTGAGGGCGACGACACCCGCCGAGATGATCAGGGCGCTCAACGCACCGCCGCCCTGCGCCCGGGCTTCGCCCAGGCCAAGCCCGGGCATCGACCGCTCGTGGGTGCGCATCGCCCACGCCCACTGTGCCCAGCTGCATCCGATGGCCAGGAAGAAGTTGATCGGCAGCATCATGCGCCCGAGCACGAGATCGCTGAACTCGTTGTTGATCGTCGAAGTGAACGGAACCAGCACGATGAAGAACAGCCGCGCCGCGTTGATCCACGTGCCGAGCGCGTCGATGCGGGAGATGTGCTCGAACTGCTCGACGTGCGCCCGCCACATCAGGCTCAGGATGAGGAAGCTGACCAGAAAGGTGAAGAACGGCTGCGACATGCCGACCAGCGCCGCCCAGAGGTCGGCGTCGGAGCGTACCCCCTCGAACGTGCGGGCGGTGAGATCCAGCACCAGCAGCGTCGCCGCGATCGCGAACACACCGTCGGTGTAGGCCTCGAGCCGCCGTGTCGAGACGGTCGCCTCGGGGTGCTGACGTCGCCGGATCACGAGCGTCAGCGTAGCCCCGGGACGCAGAACGCCGCACCCCGTCGGGATGCGGCGTTCCGAGCGCTCTCGGTCAGCGCTTGT
Protein-coding sequences here:
- the guaA gene encoding glutamine-hydrolyzing GMP synthase, whose translation is MTEQTDTSQRPVLVVDFGAQYAQLIARRVREAGVYSEIVPHTASAADIAAKNPVGIILSGGPSSVYEDGAPALDTEVFDLGVPTLGICYGFQVMAQALGGEVANTGLREYGATDATIVTEGTLLDGTPAEQNVWMSHGDQVSRAPEGFDVLARTAATPVAAFANDARRFYGVQWHPEVKHSDYGQTVLENFLHKAAGLGADWNSGNVIAEQVEKIRAQVGEGRVISALSGGVDSAVSTALVHKAVGDKLTAIFVDHGLLRKGEREQVENDYVASTGVRLITIDAREQFLSALEGVSDPEQKRKIIGREFIRAFEAAERELVAEAAADGEPIRFLVQGTLYPDVVESGGGAGTANIKSHHNVGGLPEDLQFELIEPLRTLFKDEVRQIGRDLGLPEAIVARQPFPGPGLGIRIVGEVTADRLEILRDADAIARAELTKAGLDGEIWQCPVVLLADVRSVGVQGDGRTYGHPIVLRPVSSEDAMTADWTRLPYDVLSKISNRITNEVRDVNRVVLDVTSKPPGTIEWE
- a CDS encoding DUF3817 domain-containing protein codes for the protein MPAPKLATFPAIRKALRFYQICSVITGVGLLLLVTEMILKYTPSLAVELFLGGSGGFLWFAPVVPGPEGDLISTGDGINLSLGILIVHGWFYVVYLIACFRVWSLMRWPLWRLLLLAAGGVVPFLSFVMEAIVARDVKRYLAVREAAEAPPASADATESSR
- a CDS encoding glycosyltransferase, with amino-acid sequence MNEALGGDAVPLAGVTALVLTSRLIPGLDGGYTVATLQRARLLADAGARVRLLSVDPGAPTDHAAHREAFVTAGAAESVAAFRNLFDDAAADPAWLIAAATPGAPTPGVEYREIPDAAGRPLLALPVISADPDWHLTQAAVVVHAPGGDRILPGFGGLYRAWLAHVVAGLTQPIVLFCESRQLGELLAEDPPHGVRIVHTIHTTHLSPPYGPDAPVNDLWRRWFAVADRFDAVLWPTEQQRADAEERFGAHPGATVLPNAAPPVVDEPAPVDPHRVVMLGRLAPGKRIDHAIRAWRRVVAAVPEARLEIWGDGALRDDLQRLIDECGLAASVTLEGRSDAGPALFDGAALMVQTTAFEGQGLAALEAMSRGVAVVSYDVRYGPRDQLGTGGGVLVPDGEEDAFADAVVELLQSPDAREEAARVALRRAADFAPARIRDALAALVRRILAPH
- a CDS encoding TMEM175 family protein, with translation MIRRRQHPEATVSTRRLEAYTDGVFAIAATLLVLDLTARTFEGVRSDADLWAALVGMSQPFFTFLVSFLILSLMWRAHVEQFEHISRIDALGTWINAARLFFIVLVPFTSTINNEFSDLVLGRMMLPINFFLAIGCSWAQWAWAMRTHERSMPGLGLGEARAQGGGALSALIISAGVVALSPLAGSLAFLLFLLDGPLTRLLSRSRTTAEGGPPPKDDTAAA
- a CDS encoding SURF1 family cytochrome oxidase biogenesis protein is translated as MVSSPASDDLPEVFPPTLREVMLRGRWIAMLLLCLAVAAVFAWLGQWQLARAIDTAPREEGATEQVMPITEVAVPGEYLTDPLIGQRVEVSGTIVPSDFIVVASRYNGGVEGYWVTAHLRAVDPDASLAVAVGWSASKDDANAVAEALSQSTDPNELVTLTGRIVADEGPVPPPKSDPWEITRMSPAALLSRWQDIGDADVYRQFVVADDPMGGLADIDSPAPDAGSSVNWLNIFYAAEWVIFAGFAFYLWYRLAKDAWEKELEELEDAQVVDA
- a CDS encoding TetR/AcrR family transcriptional regulator; the encoded protein is MASGTMTSKKRLSSDERRALILTAAIAVFGAKGYVGTTTDDIARAADVSQPYVVRLFGTKEQLFLAALDETLRLLFEAFERAAGPGLDDEIEARMGHEYIGLLSVRGLHQTLSHAFLLGSHPVIGPRARDGFARVWTYLRDLGFPGERAQAFLAQGMMLNTMIGLRLADAAEVDPRITDLFGACFPTEKATVLALAPRVDEPW
- a CDS encoding GuaB3 family IMP dehydrogenase-related protein, with the translated sequence MDNEIGRAKRARRAYTFDDIAVVPSRRTRNPEDVSTSWTIDAFSFDIPVLGAPMDSVVSPRTAIMLGQLGGLGVLDLEGLWTRYDDPEPLLAEIATLSSVDATRRMQELYAEPIKPELVRDRLAEIRAAGVTVAGSLTPQRTQDLYETVVAAGVDLFVIRGTTVSAEHVSSVDQPLNLKKFIYDLDVPVIVGGAATYTAALHLMRTGAAGVLVGFGGGAASTTRATLGIHAPMATAVSDVAGARRDYLDESGGRYVHVIADGGVGTSGDIVKALAMGADAVMLGVALARATDAPGQGFHWGPEAHHPKLPRGNRVKVDQVASLEEVLYGPAPVADGTANLIGALRKSMATTGYSDLKEFQRVEVVVAPYGR
- a CDS encoding DHA2 family efflux MFS transporter permease subunit, translated to MSSPARPFALVVAATSLPMFMATLDNLVMTNALPVLHTELGASVEQLQWFVNAYTLAFASTILLAAALGDRLGRRSVFLVGIAVFGIGSVLAALSTDPAQLIVARAVQGFGGAGVLPLSLALLSGGVPPERRPLAIGIWGGVSGLGVAVGPLVGGAVMEGWNWQAIFWLNVPVAIVAIPLALSALRNDRGERARIDVVGTLVSGVGVLALVHAIVRGNDDGWGSASVVAEIAAAAALIVFFLVWQSRVKAPLMPLRLYRDRSFTLTNVVGFAFSFGTFGAVFLLIQYLQVVQGSSPLEAALQTTPWTIAPMFVAPLAGVFSGRIGTRALMVAGLAFQALALAWIAAMLSTSLDYPSLIAPFLLAGIGMGLVFAPSATALLATLGLVDHAKASGVNSTLREIGVALGTAVMTAIFVGAGGQLLPDAYVDAARPAVYVGAAVLVVAAVAALWLPAGRTPRPATGAASASARAEVGAGV